The following is a genomic window from Candidatus Eisenbacteria bacterium.
GCATGCCTCGTCGCCCCCGCTTGTCCCGCGCAACGAATCGGACCTGATCATACCGTGGCGGACGCCGCCTCGGAACCGGAATCGGACGGGGGAACGGCGCGCGCGACGAGCGGTTGACGCCACCGGGCGGCGCGTGCTAGCTTCGTGCTTGGAAGGCCATGAAAACATTGAGGATCCTTGCTCTCCTTCTTCTCTTCTTCTCCTCCTGCGCGAAGCCGCCGCCCCCCGAGGAGCCTCTCGACCGGCTCTACCGCGGGATCGCTGAGATGCCCCGCGATCTCGATCTCTCGCGCCTCGCCGGACGGACGATCCTGATCGACCCGGGCCACGGCGGGCGCTTCTCCGGGACGGTGGGTCTCGACGGGCTCGCGGAGAAGGACGTGAACCTCGGCGTCGCGCTCTACCTCTGGGGGTTGCTCCGCGACGCCGGAGCGGACGCGCACCTCACGCGCGCCTCCGACCGGGACCTGCTCGCGGAAAGCGAGGAACCGAACCTCGAGAAGGATCTCGCCGCGCGTGTCGCGATCGCCGACTCGCTCGAGCCGGATCTCTTCCTCTCGATCCATCACAACGCCGACGCGGACACGAATCGCGAGCGGAACCGCGTGGAGACCTACCATCGCGCCGGAGACGAGGGCCCTTCGCTCGACGCGGCGCGCGCGATTCACGCGCACCTCGTCCGGAACCTGGGGATCCCCGAAGGCGATGTTCTTCCCGGCAACTTCTACGTCCTCCGCGAGTCCCGTTTCCCGGCGGTTCTTGGGGAGCCTTCGTACCTTTCGCATCCGCCCGTCGAGAAGAAGCTCCTCCTCGCGGAGAAGAGAAGGCTGGAGGCGGAGGCCTACTTCTTTGGGATCGCGGAGTACTTCGCGCGCGGCGT
Proteins encoded in this region:
- a CDS encoding N-acetylmuramoyl-L-alanine amidase, giving the protein MKTLRILALLLLFFSSCAKPPPPEEPLDRLYRGIAEMPRDLDLSRLAGRTILIDPGHGGRFSGTVGLDGLAEKDVNLGVALYLWGLLRDAGADAHLTRASDRDLLAESEEPNLEKDLAARVAIADSLEPDLFLSIHHNADADTNRERNRVETYHRAGDEGPSLDAARAIHAHLVRNLGIPEGDVLPGNFYVLRESRFPAVLGEPSYLSHPPVEKKLLLAEKRRLEAEAYFFGIAEYFARGVPSAVIEEPRETVRGPSGLRFAGTVVDDEGGSGIDPTTVRVSLDGKPLRARFDPST